One Ezakiella massiliensis genomic window, AATAATATTTGCATCTGGGTCAACCGCTTGTCTAATGAAGTCTGATGCTTCGTTTAATTCAAGCATACCCAAATCTTCTGAACCTGTAATATTAATAAGAACAGATTTTGCACCTTCTATAGATGTTTCTAGTAGAGGAGATTCAATTGCAAGCTTTGCAGCTTCGGTAGCACGATTATCTCCTTGAGCAAATCCGATACCCATGTGAGCAATGCCTTGATCTTGCATAATTGTTTTAACGTCTGCAAAGTCAAGATTGATTAAGTTAGGTACTGAAATCAAATCTGAAATGCCTTGAATACCTTGTCTTAAAACATCATCAGCCATCATAAACGCATCTCTCATTGTCGTTTTCTTTTCAGAAATTTGAAGAAGTTTGTCGTTAGGGATGATAACTAGAGTATCAACTTTCATTTTTAATTCAGCAATACCTGTTTCAGCATTTCTCATGCGTTGTCTGCCTTCAAATGTAAATGGTTTTGTGACAACACCAACTGTAAGTATGCCCATATCTTTTGCGAGTTCAGCTACAACTGGAGCAGCTCCTGTACCAGTACCGC contains:
- the ftsZ gene encoding cell division protein FtsZ; this encodes MIDFEMDVDKFAKIKVIGVGGGGNNAVNRMIECGVKGVEFIALNTDRQALQSSKAETRVQIGDKITKGLGAGANPSIGAQAAMENKDEIIAELSGADMVFIASGMGGGTGTGAAPVVAELAKDMGILTVGVVTKPFTFEGRQRMRNAETGIAELKMKVDTLVIIPNDKLLQISEKKTTMRDAFMMADDVLRQGIQGISDLISVPNLINLDFADVKTIMQDQGIAHMGIGFAQGDNRATEAAKLAIESPLLETSIEGAKSVLINITGSEDLGMLELNEASDFIRQAVDPDANIIFGAGIDESLGDSIKITVIATEFEGKAAGKQADAVEGSEETEDKEEKKADPWQLDIPPFLRG